The window TTGGAAACCTATCCTATATTAATTGGGTTAAGTATGCTTATGTAATATTctttaacagatgattctcctcagaccAGCGGTTAAACCAAGGCTTTTTATAACTCAAAAGTCTCTCTATCCCCGGGTTCGATatgtggtggattcaaaatctattttaattcttttttgtgttacagtttggagttaaataaaattaaatgtaatccATAACAGATGATTCTTCTTGGCCTAGTGGCTAAACTCCCACACTATCCAAATACGCAGACTCTCTCCCTCTGGGTTCGATCCTTTGTGGttctaaatttttgttgtcTGTAAACATCACAATTTTAAGCTTACCATATACATGTCCAATCCTTAGTATATAATctcatttcattcttttttacatttgaaacacttaactttttttctggaaacccatccAGAAACAATATTTTAACCTTCCAAGATATATGATACCCAAATAAAATACTTGATATCCTTCCAATCTTTCTTATGTAACCAGACGCCAacaacataacaaaataaacagtcataactaaaaccgagtcttaactaaaacaaaaaatgttttcatgcaTCATTCTCATTTCCCAAAGCTCTCATCCACAAATTGGTTGAAGATCTCACAAGACAAGGTTCTCCTTAGCTCCAATGCATTGTCATCATTAATCTTTGTCATGTCTCCTATCTTCAATGACTGGCACTCCAGAATCTTGACAAGAAATATCCCACAGTTGAAAGGATGTTTTGTCTTGGGTAAACCTTGTGCCTGCTCAATCTCAAATGGAATCATCTTCACCTTATCTACCTCATCACCAGAAGATTCCACCAGCAGATTAGAAATCAACACtgtcatatttaaaaatcaatatcaagATAGAATCAGTTGAATATTTCAAACCAAGAAACAGATGAATACATCAAATACAGATTGTTTATACATACCTGCCAACTTTTTCACTTGAGGAATATCAATGCTGttgctttccttttgaaaacaatcatatactgtgattcttttcttcttcaaatgaatTTCCATCCCAATCCAGACATTGCTTTTTTTTCCAAGAGTAATCCCATACacaacatcaacatcttctccCCATGTCTTCTCTGGATATACCTTCCCTCTCACAGTATCTTTAAATAAATCGTTGAAAATCTTTTTACCTTTGaccttttctttcttgtaagCCAAATCATCAGAGAGCAAGCAATGCAAGAACTCCATAGGTAGGAAGCACGCCTTTGGAATCTTGTAGTTGTGGAACCAAGCAGCATTCTCATTTCTTCTGCAATTTAGCATTGCAAAGGCTCCATCAAtgtgctgcaaaaaaaaaggcaaacattatctaatttgttactatataatttcctgaaactaaacaaatccttcctgaatttttttttaaaaaaaagctcaaggcaagaacatatgtaaacaaattacctctttcttaaggtccttttttgcattttccatgctttgaaagaaagatttccttATCTTATTATCATTGATTGATAGGGACCTGCAGTCGATTAAAGATTCAAAGGAATTACCAAACctcttatacataaatataagaatatatagacAAGGACAGAAACATGCTTACGTTTCATGCATGCCGGGCTTTAATGTCATCCAATTTTGAAGCCTTGAAAGCTTATGTTCCGCAGGAGTTGAAAACGGATCAACTGCAGGTATAATCTCAGGTATTACAGTTAAAGCCGGATTTCTGTCAGACTTGAATGGAGTTTTTGTGTCTCTAGATCGTTTAGGCACCCTCTCGCTccttcttaggaaaacattatccattcctgaattttgtgatgaggcagcagctttccttttcttatcaGGCTTCACCTTTAATCAAACAATAGACACCaagcaaaatattatcaaatttgttGCAATCGGAATTTCTGGAAACCATTCCTGAAACTAAAATGTATGTATATCAAACAATTCACGTGAAGTATAATTCTAGTTATGATTTACCTTATCTGCCATCTTCCAGACTCCATCTTTCCATTCTCTATGAATTCGCAAATCTGAATGTTTGAatagaatagtttccatagaagTATAGAGACACACCGAGTATGTGTTATCACCAAGTACCATGCTAATTTGTCCGCTGCTCCAGCCATTGTTGTAGAAGGCTTCTACCTTATCCATCATCTCAAAGGATTTTTGGTCACTAGTTGGTGTTGCAGGACGTATTTTGTCAGCCGTGATAGTATCCTGAAGTTTCTGAAGTCTATGTTGGTCTGTGAAGAGTGTCGTGTACTCAACTGTCAGCTCCTCTAGTCCTTCACACAGTTTAAGATCAACAACCTTTCCTGGATACCATATTTCGTCATCAGTAGACAAAATTTCAACCTCTGCGCCTATTTGAAAGTGAGCTAGAAGCCTGCTTACTTCAAcctattaaaaatgaagattCAGTAACATCAGCGGttttaaattgttagaataataattaaagatcAAATATACTCGATGCATACCtcgtttttttctgaaaaatctaTAGCACTTGTCTGAAGATGCTCTGTTTGCTGAGTAATAGGCGGCATCTTCGAAACATAtgtggaaactagctcagtagTAGGTTCTGTAGTATCCTTGAGATTTTCTTCTGCTTGATTCTGCTCTGATGGTGTCTCATCGGATTGATCTCCCTCACTTGTCTGAAGGTGCTGTGTTTGCGGAGTAAGAGGCTGTGTCTTCGAAACATCtgtggaaactagctcagtagTAGGTTCTGTAGTATCCTTGAGATATTCTTCCGCTTGATTCTTTCTGCTTGATTGTGAATGCTCTCCTTCacttgtagaaaaatattgggtcgcagtttctgtctcactctataagacaaaagtaaatggtaagagttagttgaatagaaaaatattacctaaacattttaaatatttcttcttaccaaagcattcttattttcttcaataACTAGTGCAATTAGTGAAGACAATGGAGAGGAAGGTCTGTAATGCACAGCATGTGTATCCTCCTGTAATAACAGTAAAATAAAAGAGGTAGTTATGAAGAAgtttctacaatttaaaattcaagttGTACTTATGAAAGACATTTCTATGCTTACCTTTTTATTGTTTGCTGAAATGATCTCAGTCAATGGCTGTGTAGCCTCATACGTTTCCTCTGTTACCgtctgcaaaaaaaacaaaaaaaagtcaggTAGGGGATCAAAAACACGTACAAAAGCTTTCAAACATTACTTGAAATCTCcaagattttttgaacatttacctgctgtttctgaattggagtaaaaacttgagcctcaatactctttggagatattggagaagaaggtgtctcATTCATTTCCAGTGTTTCTTTTTGCAAAACTTGAGTCTGAGCAGCAGGTGACTCAatcacaatctgcaaaaaatatcaggaaaggccatcatgaatacattcaattataatttctagagtaaatattacctcatcatctggttttccttctccttgattagttttgggtgGCGTTTCATCAGTAGAGGTTTGTGTTTCCCTCTGCCAAAAATTAGAAAGgtctatatatgtaaatcacccaaaactaattgtaaactccaactgtcattgagcatatacctcttttGTCAGATTAGGAGTAAAAACTTGAGTATCAAGGGCAGGCGTGTCATCCGATggctctctctcaatctgtAAAAATTATCACGAAGTCAATCCAGAGTACGTTCTAAAGCTTCCAAACATTAACTTAAAAATCCAAGATTTTTTTTGACCATGTACCTGCTGAGTCTGACTTGGAGTATAAACGGGAGTTTCAATACTCTTTGGAGctattggagaagaaggtgtctcATTCATTTCTACTGTTTCTTTCTGCAAAACTTGACTCTGACTAGCAGGTGACTCACTTGTTAATTTCTCTCtcacaatctgcaaaaaaatatcaggaatggccatcatgaatacattcaacTATAATTTCTAGAATAAATATTACCTCATCATCTGGTTTTCCATCTTGATTAGGATTGGATGGCCTCTCACCGGTAGACgtttctgtttctttctgtcaaaaatcagaaaagcctttatatgtaaaaaaaaatcacccaaaactaatttgtaaactccaactgtgaaaacaatatcattgagcatatacctcttttgtcagattaggagagaatacttgagtatcaagggcaggagtttcatcatctgattcattcattgtgtcctgcaaaaatcaagaatgcattctAGAATATGTACAAAAGCttccaaatattacttcaaaactcaacaatattttattggttacatacctcatttgtcaaattaggctgttgagacattggagataaaggcgtCTCACTCGATGATTGCGTGTAAtcctgcaaaaatcaggaaGGCATTCAGGATTTTGTACaagaatttccaaatattttcttaaaaatttttgAGCATATACCTCATTTTGTTGAGACTTTGGAGATGCAGCTGATTCAATCATTGTctcctgcaaaaatcaggaatgcattcaagaagtacaaaagctttccaaatattacttcaaaactcaacaatatttattggttacatacctcatgtgtcaaattaggctgttgagacattggagataaaggtgtctcactcgatggttgcgtgtgagacattggagataaaggtgtccCACTGGATCGCTGTTTGTCAAATATTAGGAAGGCATTCAAGAATATGTACAAGATCTtccaaaaaatacttgaaaatgcaAATGTAAAAGAAGATGTTTTGAGAATTTACCTTTTGTGTCACGTTAGTGGGAAAAACATTGCTGTTTCCTTCCAACTCTGACACACGAGCTCTAAGatgtatgttttcttcttccagtAATGACATTCGATCCTTCATGCTCTTCAGATTCTCCTCCATTACCGTGATGATCCTGTTCACTTTTTCATTTACTGAATCCTCATCAATCGGAGTAGAAGCTTGGCCAGTCTCCTTATTTGCCATCATTTGAATAAGAGCATCCAATGTGTCAAATGTGTCTACACACCTATTTTCCCAGTCATCGGCTGTAATCTTGTACCCTTTCTTTGTTACATCTTTCACTGTTTCCAACTCGTCACTATATTTGTCTTCAATGGAGATATCATCTTCTGGATCATGAGGAATAGAAGGTAGTATGCAATGGACCTTCAGCTgagaatatttcaaaaaaagaccaatgagaaacatattaaaaagaagaagccaaataAACTGAGAAACATATACTTGGAAAAGCTTACCTTTGTATCAGCTTCAACCTGTAAAACCCTATCAAGT is drawn from Brassica rapa cultivar Chiifu-401-42 chromosome A05, CAAS_Brap_v3.01, whole genome shotgun sequence and contains these coding sequences:
- the LOC117133982 gene encoding uncharacterized protein LOC117133982 isoform X1 → MGDSVPLKLALPELKYPIGSQPKEKSAINQYSGSDYISIVKSILKPDEMIRVRGSFLGPVMKLSERGLKLSAKIVYAILTRSIVSVKENEAWFHFGAQPMRFSIREFHMMTGLKCSGALEGPRRETERFNWELLKGRSHKLSDVVDQLRNTREDASEERICLAMLILVESILLRKSKGGSFPLEYAKNAQDMTYPWGKEAYIVLLKSIQNAVANHLENKSKFELQGYPLVFLLWILESIPLLRNKFSKCVPTVEVPGPTYLCEKYTEIENPSLDRVLQVEADTKLKVHCILPSIPHDPEDDISIEDKYSDELETVKDVTKKGYKITADDWENRCVDTFDTLDALIQMMANKETGQASTPIDEDSVNEKVNRIITVMEENLKSMKDRMSLLEEENIHLRARVSELEGNSNVFPTNVTQKRSSGTPLSPMSHTQPSSETPLSPMSQQPNLTHEETMIESAASPKSQQNEDYTQSSSETPLSPMSQQPNLTNEDTMNESDDETPALDTQVFSPNLTKEKETETSTGERPSNPNQDGKPDDEIVREKLTSESPASQSQVLQKETVEMNETPSSPIAPKSIETPVYTPSQTQQIEREPSDDTPALDTQVFTPNLTKERETQTSTDETPPKTNQGEGKPDDEIVIESPAAQTQVLQKETLEMNETPSSPISPKSIEAQVFTPIQKQQTVTEETYEATQPLTEIISANNKKEDTHAVHYRPSSPLSSLIALVIEENKNALSETETATQYFSTSEGEHSQSSRKNQAEEYLKDTTEPTTELVSTDVSKTQPLTPQTQHLQTSEGDQSDETPSEQNQAEENLKDTTEPTTELVSTYVSKMPPITQQTEHLQTSAIDFSEKNEVEVSRLLAHFQIGAEVEILSTDDEIWYPGKVVDLKLCEGLEELTVEYTTLFTDQHRLQKLQDTITADKIRPATPTSDQKSFEMMDKVEAFYNNGWSSGQISMVLGDNTYSVCLYTSMETILFKHSDLRIHREWKDGVWKMADKVKPDKKRKAAASSQNSGMDNVFLRRSERVPKRSRDTKTPFKSDRNPALTVIPEIIPAVDPFSTPAEHKLSRLQNWMTLKPGMHETSLSINDNKIRKSFFQSMENAKKDLKKEHIDGAFAMLNCRRNENAAWFHNYKIPKACFLPMEFLHCLLSDDLAYKKEKVKGKKIFNDLFKDTVRGKVYPEKTWGEDVDVVYGITLGKKSNVWIGMEIHLKKKRITVYDCFQKESNSIDIPQVKKLAVLISNLLVESSGDEVDKVKMIPFEIEQAQGLPKTKHPFNCGIFLVKILECQSLKIGDMTKINDDNALELRRTLSCEIFNQFVDESFGK
- the LOC117133982 gene encoding uncharacterized protein LOC117133982 isoform X2 translates to MGDSVPLKLALPELKYPIGSQPKEKSAINQYSGSDYISIVKSILKPDEMIRVRGSFLGPVMKLSERGLKLSAKIVYAILTRSIVSVKENEAWFHFGAQPMRFSIREFHMMTGLKCSGALEGPRRETERFNWELLKGRSHKLSDVVDQLRNTREDASEERICLAMLILVESILLRKSKGGSFPLEYAKNAQDMTYPWGKEAYIVLLKSIQNAVANHLENKSKFELQGYPLVFLLWILESIPLLRNKFSKCVPTVEVPGPTYLCEKYTEIENPSLDRVLQVEADTKLKVHCILPSIPHDPEDDISIEDKYSDELETVKDVTKKGYKITADDWENRCVDTFDTLDALIQMMANKETGQASTPIDEDSVNEKVNRIITVMEENLKSMKDRMSLLEEENIHLRARVSELEGNSNVFPTNVTQKRSSGTPLSPMSHTQPSSETPLSPMSQQPNLTHEETMIESAASPKSQQNEDYTQSSSETPLSPMSQQPNLTNEDTMNESDDETPALDTQVFSPNLTKEKETETSTGERPSNPNQDGKPDDEIVIESPAAQTQVLQKETLEMNETPSSPISPKSIEAQVFTPIQKQQTVTEETYEATQPLTEIISANNKKEDTHAVHYRPSSPLSSLIALVIEENKNALSETETATQYFSTSEGEHSQSSRKNQAEEYLKDTTEPTTELVSTDVSKTQPLTPQTQHLQTSEGDQSDETPSEQNQAEENLKDTTEPTTELVSTYVSKMPPITQQTEHLQTSAIDFSEKNEVEVSRLLAHFQIGAEVEILSTDDEIWYPGKVVDLKLCEGLEELTVEYTTLFTDQHRLQKLQDTITADKIRPATPTSDQKSFEMMDKVEAFYNNGWSSGQISMVLGDNTYSVCLYTSMETILFKHSDLRIHREWKDGVWKMADKVKPDKKRKAAASSQNSGMDNVFLRRSERVPKRSRDTKTPFKSDRNPALTVIPEIIPAVDPFSTPAEHKLSRLQNWMTLKPGMHETSLSINDNKIRKSFFQSMENAKKDLKKEHIDGAFAMLNCRRNENAAWFHNYKIPKACFLPMEFLHCLLSDDLAYKKEKVKGKKIFNDLFKDTVRGKVYPEKTWGEDVDVVYGITLGKKSNVWIGMEIHLKKKRITVYDCFQKESNSIDIPQVKKLAVLISNLLVESSGDEVDKVKMIPFEIEQAQGLPKTKHPFNCGIFLVKILECQSLKIGDMTKINDDNALELRRTLSCEIFNQFVDESFGK